ATATTAACAGGACCGACAGATGGAAACTCACTTCATGAAGTGAACATAAATCTTGAATATGcagattcaattattttttttattcgtatATATGCTAGTagtggaaaaaaattaatttaatagatacagaattaatttcatcaagaaaacaagaaaatacaaaaagaaattatcaagaaaaaattatgttgtcaCTTTAATGTCGATATATAACTTTGGAGAGggcttaaagaaaaaaatgtcatGTAAATTGAAATAGTATCaatcttaatttttaagaatttatctAAATATTTACTCTATTAAGTTAcctgaaatttatttattagtaaCTTCTATAATAATGAATttgtaactttaaaaataaaatatttatctgcTACCACAAAAAGGTAAATTTATAGAATCATGAGTTGATATTAGTTAAActctaataaaataattaattactaactaTATTGTTACAACTCAGAGAACATGGGATTTGGCTTTTCGGTTTGAATTTATGTGGCAACAGATTTGGAAAGTTTCGTTTACGCCAAAAGCAAAATTAGCAACGGATCCATATATTAATCATGTATAATTTTGTCTAATTaactatatttaaaattgttaaatcCACACCTTGTTGTATGCATCAAACAAGAGTAGAATAAAAAGGTtagctaaaacaacaaaattagaGAATCAAAGAAGGTAATAGTAATTACCTTGTTATTTTATTCACTATTTTTAGACGGTTACAAAGGAAGAAATGATCACTTATGGTCTTCGCTATTTTTAGATGATTACAAAGGAAGAAATGATCacttacaaattaaataaaataatatgatattttcatattttttacatgtaaaaaacataaaaatctcctataaaaatgacataaaattaaaaacaaatatataaagatttacaaaattaaatCTCCCGTTACAAAATCATTATTGCATGATAATGTACTTTCAACAGCTCACTCAATTGTATATAGTATATTGTCCAGCAATAGATTGCACCTGTACAGACAAATTTAGAAGACAATGGTTAAATAATACCTACTATAGTTTATTTAGAGACAAGggtaacaataacatatttagcgtaattttttttttgatgacaagggaaactcgcagtcgctaccctttgggtgcgcgcACACAAGGTAAAACCCTTGCTCCTAtacaatagctcgcaaaccacataggagaggtaacctgCACTAgacaagcccggtgcgacgagctcgacccagaaggcaaaccccttgatTTCgttggcaaggggtttcgaacttgagacctccaacatgaaagtcccaagcccaaatcACTGGGCCACCTCGGGTATATTTAGGCATACCTTGTCCCTATCTCATGGTTATTAAGTGCAAGTGATTTTCAACCCCAATAATACCAAACATTATTGACTATTCATCAAGAGAGATTaccattaaatattttataacacaaaGGTCAAATTGACATCAACTAAGAAAGCATACAACATTGGAGACAAATTGTCTAAACTCAGACGGCAGAAATGCCAGAAAATGCATGAGGAAGAAACAAATGGAGAGCAACagatgaaacaaaaaaaataatgtccTAAACTTGTTTTTCTTACATCAAATATTGCACCAAGTGATTAGGATGATAAGAATAATGAAATAGTACTtttaacaaaacaaacaaacaaaaaaccTCTCTTGTAAGTTAGTCGACAGATAATTGTTAACTTACTTGCATGACAGGGCAAAAAATATTCAGAAAATCAGATTACTTGTAGGTAAATCTATATGATTGGTAACTAACTAGTACTAATGATGGTGTAAAAAAATGTaagtatataacttaaattaaaaaagaagtgTTGACATCCTAATCATATGGCATTTTACCTAATGAGATGTAGAATTAGGGGGATCAATTCCCTTTGTCTTGTAGTAATAATCTTTCTCTGCACCAGCCATACGCTCCTTGAACATTGCCCATTCTCTCTTACACCTTTCTCTTACCTATAAGCCAGAATGAAAACTGAACTTACACAATATAATCAATGATCAGCATTTTCTTTGTAACAGAATCAAGAAAACACTTCTTCGATTAAATGTGTGAGATGGAAATTTCATGGAGAAGGTTTCTCCAAATAATGCATCATCAGGAAGTTCAGATAGAACAATCAATATTGTGTGATACAATCAAAAGGACAAGCATAACTTTGTTCATGAACCCAAATGATTTGAACTCAATCTACAAGTTCATTTTGCAAATTCAaaatgtgattatattgttttttggttaatatttcatatttctcaaatttcaaTTTAGTGGAGGATCAGATATTGCGGCATACCCCTTCCCATGGTGCTTTGCCCTTCTCTGCTTGTCCCTGTTGAAAGAAGCTAACCATTACTTCCAAACTTATAACCTAGTAGGATTAAAAAAAGGCTGAAACGGGGATATACCTGGTTCCCGAGTGAAGGGACAGTTTGATGAACAATCCACTGAGAATCTACCACTCCTATCTTTTCGTGGGCTGGCTGCTCATCCAAAAGCATTATTAAGATAAGGCCAGTTGAATAAGAATACAGGAGAATTTTACACCACTGCATAAGGTGGATTACTTACTTCCACACATTTCCTGAGAGCTAAATCGAGACCCCATCCATGGACCAAATCATTCTGCAATAACAAATAACAACTCATATTTGCATTCACGAAATGGTTACTTATCCTCCAACCCTGCCTCCTCTTATGTGCaatattcattttcatttttctctatATTTCCCACTTTTGCAGGGTTGTTTTTCCAGATTATAGAAGGGGTCTGAAGGGGGAGGGGGTCAGCTGCAATAAATGTCAAAAAAGATGGAACAATGTTTATACCTGGATCATATACCAAACACACCGCCATGCATCTCTAGAGAAAACAGGTGCCATGATCTCCACAAATCTGGATGCAgatgacaaaaagaaaaactacTGATGCCAACCATCAAGCGAGAAGGTAGTTCATAGAAAAAGTATCACGCATTAACATACCCTGAACATGGTGGCAAGTGCGGATCAGTGCACCAGCCAGGTCTTTCCTCTGTTTCCCTGCAAGCACAAACAATAGACTGCATATGAGATCAGTGCTATGTGTGCATGGGATGCTTTAGTCTGCAGTTATAGATAGTAATGCAAGTGACCCTACTTGTGGACGTCAGTGTCATTTCGTCTTTTTGTCATCCGCCATGACAACTCACTATTTGATGCTACACCAGGCTGTGAGATATCCAACCCATGTTGCTTTACCAACTTTATATATCTGAAGTTGCAATTGTAATAAAACATTAGAGTTCATAAAATTCAACATATCTGATTCACAAGAATGTGTGAAAAATCATTCGTACTCCTCTGCATCAAAATTCTCAAGCCCCAAGTCTTCATCCCAGATAAATATATAGTCATAGGGTGCTACAATATCCGGATGCAGAAAGCGTTTTGCATACCACCTTTCAACACAATGAAAAAACTTTTACAAATGCACCAAAATGTACTGAAACATTTAAGAACAAAGGAAGTTAAAACAGTTACCATTTAGTTTGCTTTCGTGTACTAACATGGATAGCCCGCTTTGACCACTCAAGGTCATCCCATTCACTTGTTTGACCATCATAGTGAAACAACATGAAGGTAAAATTCTCTGAAAACTGTTAAAGATGCAACTGTAAGCATGCACAGCCACAAGAGATGAAGGTATGTTTAGTCTGTGGACAAAATTATGGGAAACTATAATCCCACTGAGGAACATGCTGGGACTATTGCAGGAAGTGTCTTATTTAGGGGCACATACAGGATATAATCAAAGGAAAGAGACATTACAACTATTGAAAATATCAATAATCACGAGCGAAGTTAAGTGTACACAAATCAAGCAACATAAACTCCATAAGAGAAAAAGATGATATAACATCTTTTTGGTGAAGATAAAGAAACACTAAACAAGGTTTTGTTGGTTACTTG
The Solanum stenotomum isolate F172 chromosome 12, ASM1918654v1, whole genome shotgun sequence DNA segment above includes these coding regions:
- the LOC125847923 gene encoding uncharacterized protein LOC125847923, with the translated sequence MGSPTRSSNSRRGNEMMRLLVTTIVGVVIGIFLGVSFPTLSLTKLNLPSNLFGLINLTYIEEKYSGLSAQDLLNVLSSLKKYKGHSHGHKHSDTKIWVPSNPRGAERLPADIVASESDLYARRLWGLPREDLIIKPRYLVCFTVGYEQKNNIDAAVKKFSENFTFMLFHYDGQTSEWDDLEWSKRAIHVSTRKQTKWWYAKRFLHPDIVAPYDYIFIWDEDLGLENFDAEEYIKLVKQHGLDISQPGVASNSELSWRMTKRRNDTDVHKETEERPGWCTDPHLPPCSGFVEIMAPVFSRDAWRCVWYMIQNDLVHGWGLDLALRKCVEPAHEKIGVVDSQWIVHQTVPSLGNQGQAEKGKAPWEGVRERCKREWAMFKERMAGAEKDYYYKTKGIDPPNSTSH